Sequence from the Triticum urartu cultivar G1812 unplaced genomic scaffold, Tu2.1 TuUngrouped_contig_6130, whole genome shotgun sequence genome:
TCAATACAAGGAAATACTCCCAGGACAACAGAGACCACGAACTAGGGTAGGTAATAGACATAAGCTGTGGCATAGGTTCATAATATTGCCAATGAATTATTTAGGAGATatatatcatcatcatcatgactGAAAACAGGTTCCGCCCAATGAAGCCCCAATCAAGCAAAGATAGTAGCTTAAAGAGTTGCACCAGCTCCTGCTCCTCCACGGCGGCACTCGTTCAGCATGTCAAGGTAGAACTGGCACTTGCTGATATCGCTTCCGTAGTGGTTGATGCACTGCAATTACAATGAACAGTTAGTCCACATGACCACAAATGTACAAGAGTGATCAACTCAGAGAATTCCTCATTCTGACACAAACTAGCATGCTACACTGATCCTCATGCTGATACAAGTGCCATCTTACTTTACAATGGGCATGCTGAAGTAACTTAATTTCTACTACCTCTGTACCAAAATATATGATGTTTTAGCAGTTCAATTTGAACTGCTAAAACATCCTATATTTTGACGCGGAGGATGTATGTGCTAACTGATGTAGGAGAGAAAAACAGACAAATTAGTTGTGTAGCTTAGAAGAATGATCAAAACATATGAAGCATGGCAAAGACAATTCAACTAGTTCTTTTAAGAGACTGATCCAAACTATCAAAACATAAGAAGCATGAACATCATTCTCTAAGTGTCTAATCCAAATGATCAAAACATGAAGCATATCAACAAATGAGGGAGCAGGAGGGGGTGAGGGAGGCATACATCTTGGAAGGCCTTGGAAGGGTTGCCACACTTGTCATCAGCAGCATTGTCCATTGGAGTCATAGATGCAGCAGCCTCACCAACAACAGTCTCATGCTGAATGGTACGGGGACCCATCACAGCATCAACAGCCCTGTGCGCCATGGCACTGCCAGTACCGAAAGCCATGCCTGAAATATTTGGACGAGAAAATGTTAGTGTCTGCATTGTGAGATTATACTGGCCTTCATTGCAGTTAAAAGTGAAAAGAAACCAACCCTGAGCAATGGTGGACCCAATCCCGCTCATGATACCACCACCGCTGCTCTGGG
This genomic interval carries:
- the LOC125530182 gene encoding uncharacterized protein C6C3.02c-like (The sequence of the model RefSeq protein was modified relative to this genomic sequence to represent the inferred CDS: added 22 bases not found in genome assembly), which produces MARRSGGGRSSRPAPRAAPVRNPPAPARPAPPPATTQSSGGGIMSGIGSTIAQGMAFGTGSAMAHRAVDAVMGPRTIQHETVVGEAAASMTPMDNAADDKCGNPSKAFQDCINHYGSDISKCQFYLDMLNECRRGGAGAGATL